One genomic segment of Pseudomonadota bacterium includes these proteins:
- a CDS encoding GTP cyclohydrolase II, producing the protein MLLDKKSKILLSIERAINEIKLGLPVIIKSGNEAILTISPETANRKLLEKIAKQHEVKLTITQNRLNFINNNNNAASNQTIAISPQNLSDIPQICGLEEISQINSTGGKKASETENEAIELSRLAELIPSMITFDYNNEYDTENISVITKEEIHEYKRIISLELNEACRTKLTLRHEIQSEIIAYRSNIGGKEHYAIMIGQISDTPIIRIHSSCYTGDLLDSLACDCHDQLHTAIEFMNKEGGGIILYMLQEGRGIGLINKLRAYTLKEKGFDTVDANEALGFNDDERLFEPAATILKKLNINQVQLLTNNPKKAKGLEECGIKVIKCVPHIMETNKHNESYIKTKSERLGHKI; encoded by the coding sequence ATGCTACTTGATAAAAAATCAAAGATATTATTATCAATTGAACGGGCTATAAACGAAATTAAGCTAGGACTTCCTGTAATTATAAAATCAGGAAATGAAGCAATATTAACAATTTCCCCTGAAACAGCTAATCGTAAACTACTGGAAAAAATCGCAAAACAGCACGAAGTAAAATTAACAATTACACAAAATAGATTGAATTTTATAAATAACAATAACAACGCAGCTTCAAATCAAACTATTGCTATTAGCCCACAAAATCTTTCGGATATTCCGCAAATTTGCGGACTTGAAGAAATATCACAAATTAACAGCACGGGCGGCAAGAAGGCTTCCGAAACTGAAAATGAGGCAATCGAGCTAAGCAGACTTGCCGAACTTATACCCTCAATGATAACATTTGATTATAATAACGAATATGACACGGAAAACATATCGGTAATAACAAAGGAAGAAATACACGAGTATAAACGCATAATATCTCTTGAGCTAAACGAAGCGTGTAGGACTAAGCTTACTTTAAGGCATGAAATACAAAGCGAGATTATAGCGTACAGGTCTAATATAGGTGGCAAGGAGCATTATGCGATAATGATAGGACAAATCTCTGACACCCCCATAATTAGGATACATTCATCTTGCTACACCGGTGATTTGCTTGATTCCCTAGCCTGTGACTGCCACGACCAGTTACATACCGCAATCGAGTTCATGAACAAAGAAGGCGGCGGCATTATATTATATATGCTACAAGAAGGCAGGGGAATAGGTCTTATTAATAAATTACGTGCATATACCCTGAAAGAAAAAGGATTTGATACGGTAGATGCTAACGAAGCTCTTGGATTCAACGATGATGAACGCCTATTTGAACCTGCCGCTACTATCTTAAAGAAGTTAAATATAAACCAAGTACAACTTCTAACTAACAACCCAAAAAAAGCAAAGGGTCTGGAGGAGTGCGGAATTAAAGTAATCAAATGCGTTCCGCATATTATGGAAACCAACAAACATAATGAAAGTTATATCAAAACAAAATCTGAACGACTCGGACACAAAATTTAA
- a CDS encoding GDSL-type esterase/lipase family protein, whose amino-acid sequence MKYLVIFFVLFFFFDTTVAYSQKSDADTKSKNKQKLVKVIVFGDSLVSGLGLDAEYTFKKSLERKLKSEGYDNIQVLDGTFTGLTTQLALERVQIVLDFKPDIVILALGSNDAFSQLKPQTTYANLASIVQMLQQNNVKILLTGVKLPKGAHPQYQDKFQSMYEYLADKYKIELYPNILKDIAGNTDLTLADRIHPNQAGMETIVNNVYPHLELILFRQFKEIILKEKRKEILKKQY is encoded by the coding sequence ATGAAGTATTTAGTAATATTTTTTGTTCTTTTCTTTTTTTTTGATACAACTGTCGCATATTCCCAAAAAAGTGATGCGGATACTAAATCAAAAAATAAACAGAAGTTAGTAAAAGTAATAGTTTTCGGAGACAGTCTGGTCTCAGGATTGGGTCTAGATGCAGAATACACTTTCAAAAAATCACTTGAACGTAAATTGAAGTCTGAAGGGTACGACAATATACAGGTTCTTGACGGAACATTTACGGGACTAACGACGCAACTTGCGCTTGAAAGAGTGCAGATAGTGTTAGATTTTAAACCTGACATTGTTATATTGGCACTGGGGTCAAATGATGCTTTTTCACAACTAAAACCTCAGACAACCTATGCCAATCTGGCAAGTATCGTACAAATGCTACAACAAAACAATGTGAAGATTCTATTAACCGGGGTAAAGTTGCCAAAAGGGGCACACCCGCAATATCAGGATAAATTTCAAAGTATGTATGAATATCTTGCAGATAAATACAAAATAGAATTATACCCGAACATTTTAAAAGATATCGCCGGAAATACAGACCTGACATTGGCAGACAGGATACACCCTAATCAGGCAGGAATGGAAACGATAGTTAACAACGTATATCCTCATCTTGAATTGATACTATTCAGGCAATTTAAAGAGATAATATTAAAGGAAAAAAGGAAGGAAATTTTAAAAAAACAATATTAG
- a CDS encoding class I fructose-bisphosphate aldolase, whose product MHLTNEVKQILSGYESDNPGTKTNLSRILMHGKLGGTGKLVILPVDQGFEHGPARSFAPNPDAYDPHYHYKLAIDAGLSAYAAPLGMLEAGADTFAGAIPTILKANSCNSLAPGIRDQALTGTVRDALRLGCSAIGFTIYPGSDMAFNMMEEIKDMALEAKANGIAVVIWSYPRGGEISKKGETAIDITAYAAHMAALLGAHIIKVKPPTDYLEQEEAKKTYKDNNIAISTMKERIAHIKTASFNGRRIVVFSGGASKDTDGLLNEIREIRDGGGNGSIIGRNTFQRPRGEAINLLNSIIDIYLGKN is encoded by the coding sequence ATGCATCTTACAAATGAGGTTAAGCAGATTTTAAGCGGTTATGAAAGTGATAACCCCGGAACAAAGACTAATTTATCCAGAATCTTAATGCACGGCAAGCTTGGCGGAACGGGGAAACTTGTTATACTTCCTGTCGATCAGGGATTTGAACATGGTCCTGCCAGAAGTTTTGCTCCTAATCCTGATGCATATGACCCTCACTATCATTATAAGCTGGCAATTGATGCAGGTTTAAGTGCATATGCCGCACCACTTGGAATGCTTGAGGCGGGAGCCGATACTTTTGCAGGTGCAATTCCTACCATTTTAAAGGCAAATAGCTGCAACTCGTTAGCACCGGGCATTAGAGATCAGGCTTTGACGGGAACTGTAAGAGATGCGTTAAGGTTGGGTTGTTCGGCTATCGGGTTTACGATATATCCGGGTTCGGATATGGCATTTAATATGATGGAAGAAATAAAAGATATGGCTTTAGAGGCTAAGGCTAATGGAATTGCCGTAGTTATATGGTCATATCCTCGTGGCGGTGAAATATCTAAAAAGGGTGAAACTGCCATAGATATAACTGCATATGCGGCACATATGGCAGCCTTGTTGGGTGCTCATATCATAAAAGTTAAGCCTCCTACGGACTATCTGGAGCAAGAAGAGGCAAAAAAAACTTATAAAGATAATAACATTGCAATTTCTACCATGAAGGAGAGGATAGCACATATTAAAACCGCTTCTTTTAACGGACGCAGGATAGTTGTGTTTTCAGGTGGTGCTAGTAAGGATACTGACGGCTTGCTAAATGAGATACGTGAAATACGAGATGGCGGCGGTAACGGCTCTATAATCGGTCGTAATACGTTCCAACGTCCTCGTGGGGAGGCAATAAACTTGTTGAACAGCATCATAGATATATACTTAGGTAAAAATTAA
- a CDS encoding S49 family peptidase: MPAKKQNKLKKLLANLRKPKPTVAVLRLSGVIGTVGMAKKGLSLDELNEEIEKAFELSGLKAVALQINSPGGSPVQSELIYKRIRMLSEEKKIPVYSFVEDVAASGGYWLACTGDEIYASESSIVGSIGVISSGFGFVEAIKKLGIERRVYTQGENKSILDPFQKENPNDIEILNNLQKDVHESFKNLVRTRREGKIKKTNEKKLFSGEFWNGVKGKELGLIDDIGDMHSVITEKYGKKIKFEKISKPQGWLKKKLTGASLSVTDGITSSIAEKIIWNRFGH, encoded by the coding sequence ATGCCGGCAAAAAAGCAAAATAAGCTCAAAAAGTTATTAGCAAATCTCAGAAAGCCGAAGCCTACGGTTGCCGTATTGCGTCTAAGCGGCGTAATAGGTACGGTAGGTATGGCTAAAAAAGGGCTTTCACTTGACGAGTTAAATGAAGAGATAGAAAAAGCATTTGAATTGTCGGGGCTTAAAGCCGTTGCTTTACAGATAAATTCTCCCGGTGGCTCTCCCGTGCAATCTGAATTGATATATAAACGCATAAGAATGCTATCGGAAGAAAAGAAAATTCCGGTTTACTCATTTGTAGAGGACGTGGCGGCATCGGGCGGCTATTGGCTTGCCTGTACAGGTGATGAGATATATGCGTCTGAAAGCTCGATAGTGGGCAGTATAGGAGTTATTTCGTCAGGTTTTGGCTTTGTAGAGGCTATTAAGAAGCTCGGTATTGAACGCAGGGTATATACGCAAGGTGAAAATAAGTCGATTTTAGACCCGTTCCAAAAGGAAAACCCTAATGATATTGAGATTTTGAACAATCTACAAAAAGACGTGCATGAATCATTCAAGAATCTGGTTCGCACCCGTCGTGAGGGGAAAATAAAGAAAACCAACGAGAAAAAGCTGTTTAGCGGCGAGTTCTGGAACGGCGTAAAAGGAAAAGAGTTAGGGCTGATTGATGATATCGGCGATATGCACTCTGTTATAACTGAAAAATACGGCAAGAAAATTAAATTTGAGAAAATATCCAAGCCTCAAGGCTGGTTAAAGAAAAAATTGACGGGAGCGTCCCTGTCCGTAACTGACGGTATTACAAGCTCTATCGCCGAGAAAATTATCTGGAACCGTTTCGGGCATTAG
- a CDS encoding glycine--tRNA ligase subunit alpha, whose protein sequence is MNAAKTKAPLSFQGMIMALQQFWTEHGCIILQPYHTEVGAGTLHPATVLRALGSGSWNVAYVQPSIRPKDGRYGENPNRLQHYYQYQVVLKPSPENLQELYLKSLREIGIDTMKHDIRFVEDDWENPTVGAWGLGWEVWCDGMEISQFTYMQQVGGIDCSPIPGELTYGLERIAMYIQGKESVYDILWNDEGVLYGDVFKQNEREFSAYNLEYADAEILFRHFEDYERECLSLVAKNLPLPAYDFALKASHHLNLLDARGVIGVTERAAYIGRVRTLAKACCEKWVENC, encoded by the coding sequence ATGAACGCTGCAAAAACTAAGGCTCCTCTGTCGTTTCAGGGAATGATAATGGCTTTACAACAATTCTGGACGGAACATGGTTGTATAATATTACAACCATACCACACCGAGGTTGGAGCAGGAACATTACACCCTGCAACGGTTTTAAGGGCTTTGGGTTCAGGTTCATGGAATGTTGCTTACGTACAGCCGTCAATCAGACCAAAAGACGGCAGATATGGTGAGAACCCTAATAGATTGCAGCATTACTATCAATATCAGGTGGTTTTGAAGCCCTCCCCTGAAAATTTACAGGAATTATACTTAAAAAGCCTGAGAGAAATCGGCATAGACACTATGAAGCATGATATCCGTTTTGTTGAAGATGACTGGGAAAATCCGACGGTAGGAGCTTGGGGACTAGGCTGGGAAGTCTGGTGTGACGGCATGGAAATATCACAGTTTACCTACATGCAGCAGGTTGGCGGAATTGACTGCTCCCCCATACCCGGTGAGTTAACTTACGGATTAGAGCGTATTGCCATGTATATTCAGGGCAAGGAAAGTGTTTATGATATATTATGGAATGATGAAGGTGTTTTATACGGCGATGTGTTTAAGCAAAATGAACGGGAGTTTTCAGCATATAACCTTGAATATGCAGATGCCGAGATATTATTCAGGCATTTTGAGGATTATGAAAGGGAATGTTTGTCATTAGTTGCAAAAAATCTTCCCCTTCCCGCTTATGACTTCGCCTTAAAAGCCAGCCACCATCTTAATCTGCTTGACGCAAGGGGGGTTATAGGTGTAACAGAGCGTGCGGCTTATATAGGTCGTGTAAGGACTTTGGCAAAGGCATGTTGTGAAAAGTGGGTTGAAAACTGCTAG
- a CDS encoding aspartate 1-decarboxylase: MITMLKAKLHRGKVTEADLNYEGSITVDRDLLDAAGILVYEQVDVLNINNGNRFTTYTIPGERGKGEICVNGAAARLVQKDDLVIICSYTHMEEAKARNFEPRVILLDENNRVKNNGTIAA, translated from the coding sequence ATGATTACAATGTTAAAGGCAAAATTGCACCGAGGTAAGGTTACTGAGGCAGACCTTAATTATGAAGGGTCGATAACCGTTGACCGTGACCTTTTGGACGCTGCCGGAATATTAGTTTATGAGCAGGTTGACGTTCTGAATATCAATAACGGCAACAGGTTTACTACCTATACGATTCCCGGTGAGAGGGGCAAAGGCGAAATATGTGTAAATGGGGCGGCTGCAAGGCTTGTCCAGAAAGATGATTTGGTGATAATCTGTTCATATACGCATATGGAAGAGGCAAAAGCTCGTAATTTCGAGCCAAGAGTTATCTTGTTAGATGAAAATAATAGAGTGAAAAATAATGGCACAATTGCTGCTTGA
- the glyS gene encoding glycine--tRNA ligase subunit beta: MAQLLLELFSEEIPAGLQIKACKDFEEGIGQKLNDSSIEFESVNAYSTTRRVAVVVEGIQRTQKTSIEERRGPRVGSPDKAIEGFLSSTGLKIDELEQRTTDKGDFYFAVIKKESKSVSDTLAKVLQDFISSYTWAKSMYWGEHKIRWIRPLHNILCLFDGDVLPIQFGHITSNNKTSGHRFLGKKDIEVTDFSDYKQKLEQNSVILDIEDRKEIISKKINELAKSVGLKVKEDSKLLEEVAGLVEFPVPLLGTIEEKFMSVPQEVLITAMRSHQKYFSVVDDKKKIAPYFITVSNIKSSDDGKQIIAGNERVLRARLEDAKFFWDTDRRNTLESKIESLNKVIFHAKLGTVAQKVSRITDLSKFLAVWVPHANLVLVERAAKLSKADLTTEMVGEFPELQGFMGSYYAIESKEDNEVADAIKEHYKPVGPNDACPKAPLSVAVAIADKIDTLVGLFAINEKPTGSKDPYALRRAALGVIRLIVENKLHVPLKLLIEKSMSKYPPALFKIESQNKKRKLIPVGGKKRNAKFRQLRTTKELLDFIADRLRVLLKDRNIRHDIIQAVFDDGNEDDLTRLVAKAEALQDFLDKEDGINLLAAYKRATNIVLAEEKKDNVSYFEEPDVGFLEAGEEKSIYKIFNEIKPVIKQALKDDDFVLVMKELAKLRKPVDEFFDNVTVNCEDKDIRKNRLYLLSQLREFLNNVANFSKIEG, from the coding sequence ATGGCACAATTGCTGCTTGAACTATTTAGTGAAGAAATCCCTGCCGGTCTTCAAATAAAGGCATGTAAGGATTTTGAAGAGGGTATCGGTCAGAAGCTGAATGATTCATCTATTGAGTTTGAGTCGGTAAATGCTTATTCTACCACAAGGCGTGTGGCTGTGGTAGTAGAAGGAATCCAAAGGACACAAAAAACAAGCATTGAAGAGCGTAGAGGTCCTAGGGTCGGCTCTCCAGATAAGGCTATTGAGGGTTTTTTAAGTTCAACCGGTTTAAAGATTGATGAATTAGAACAAAGAACGACAGATAAAGGCGATTTCTATTTTGCAGTCATAAAGAAGGAAAGTAAATCCGTATCCGATACGCTGGCTAAAGTTTTACAGGATTTTATATCGTCATACACATGGGCTAAGTCAATGTATTGGGGAGAACATAAGATTCGCTGGATTCGCCCCCTGCATAATATACTCTGCCTGTTCGACGGTGATGTTTTGCCGATACAGTTCGGTCATATAACTTCAAATAACAAAACTTCAGGACATAGATTCTTAGGTAAAAAGGATATTGAGGTAACTGATTTTTCTGATTATAAGCAAAAATTAGAACAAAATTCGGTTATTTTGGATATCGAAGACCGTAAGGAAATTATTTCAAAAAAAATAAACGAGCTTGCAAAATCAGTCGGTTTAAAAGTAAAAGAAGATTCTAAGCTTCTTGAGGAAGTTGCCGGATTAGTTGAGTTTCCCGTTCCATTGCTCGGCACTATTGAAGAAAAATTTATGTCGGTTCCGCAGGAAGTTTTGATAACTGCAATGCGTTCGCATCAAAAGTATTTTTCCGTAGTTGACGATAAGAAGAAAATCGCACCTTATTTTATTACCGTTTCAAACATAAAATCATCTGACGACGGTAAGCAGATAATTGCCGGAAATGAACGGGTTCTACGAGCCAGACTGGAAGATGCTAAGTTTTTCTGGGATACCGATAGAAGAAACACGCTTGAGTCAAAAATAGAATCCTTGAACAAGGTTATATTCCACGCAAAGCTAGGTACGGTTGCACAAAAAGTTTCACGCATTACCGATTTGTCAAAATTTTTAGCAGTATGGGTTCCGCATGCAAATCTGGTGTTAGTAGAAAGGGCTGCAAAATTAAGCAAAGCCGATTTAACTACTGAAATGGTCGGCGAATTCCCTGAGTTGCAAGGCTTTATGGGAAGCTATTACGCCATAGAAAGCAAAGAAGATAACGAAGTAGCCGATGCGATAAAAGAGCATTATAAACCCGTAGGACCTAATGATGCATGCCCGAAAGCCCCTCTAAGCGTAGCTGTGGCAATTGCGGATAAGATAGATACTTTAGTCGGATTATTTGCTATAAATGAGAAGCCTACAGGCTCAAAAGACCCCTACGCACTACGCCGTGCCGCATTGGGCGTTATTCGTCTTATTGTTGAAAATAAACTGCACGTTCCTCTGAAGTTGTTGATTGAAAAGTCAATGTCAAAATATCCTCCGGCATTATTTAAAATAGAATCACAAAATAAAAAACGTAAGTTGATACCGGTAGGTGGAAAAAAACGAAATGCTAAGTTCAGGCAGCTTAGGACTACGAAAGAACTACTTGATTTTATTGCAGATAGATTGCGTGTCCTGTTAAAAGACCGGAATATCCGTCATGATATAATTCAAGCAGTTTTTGATGACGGCAATGAAGATGATTTAACCCGTCTTGTAGCAAAAGCCGAGGCTTTACAGGATTTTTTAGACAAAGAGGACGGGATCAACCTGCTTGCCGCATATAAACGGGCTACTAATATAGTGTTAGCAGAGGAAAAAAAGGACAACGTATCCTATTTTGAAGAGCCTGATGTAGGCTTTTTAGAAGCAGGTGAAGAAAAATCCATATATAAAATATTCAACGAAATAAAACCTGTTATCAAACAGGCTTTAAAAGATGATGATTTTGTACTTGTAATGAAAGAGTTGGCAAAGCTTCGTAAACCGGTTGATGAATTTTTTGATAATGTTACCGTTAACTGTGAAGATAAGGATATTAGAAAAAACAGGTTATACCTTCTTTCCCAGTTGCGTGAGTTTTTGAATAATGTTGCTAACTTTAGTAAAATAGAGGGTTAA
- the ppdK gene encoding pyruvate, phosphate dikinase, translating to MNKWVYNFGDGSAEGNAGMKELLGGKGANLAEMCSLGLPVPPGFTITTEVCTAYYENNRNYPADLEMQVNEALTKIEDTLDKKFGDAQNPLLVSVRSGARASMPGMMDTVLNLGLNDATVEGLAQKSGNERFAYDSYRRFIQMYSDVVLGVDHYHFEDLLEQKKQDKGVFQDTDLDSEDLKDLVSQYKLKVEEEISKEFPQDVNEQIWGAINAVFGSWMNSRAKTYRRLNEIPESWGTAVNIQSMVFGNMGSDCATGVAFTRNPSTGDNEFYGEYLVNAQGEDVVAGIRTPQQITIDGKNKQDSDLPAMEEEMNDVYKELVDVYKKLEKHYKDMQDIEFTVQDRKLWILQTRNGKRTAAAAIKIAVDMVNEGIISKEEAISRIDPASLDQLLHPTLDPKAHRRVIDRGLPASPGAASGAVVFTAEDAERKVALGDKVILVRIETSPEDIHGMHVSEGILTARGGMTSHAAVVARGMGKPCVSGAGGVRIDYKTKTFKAGNTEVSEGDIITIDGSSGEVILGSVPTIQPNLSGDFSQIMKWADDVRDLKVRTNAETPEDAATARKFGAEGIGLCRTEHMFFDASRIVSVREMILAENEKGRRKALAKLLPMQREDFVELFNIMEGLPVTIRLLDPPLHEFLPHTALDMEEVAKSIGVSVDDVKRRASQLAEHNPMLGHRGCRLGITYPEIYEMQSRAIFEAAVQVSNEGTSVIPEVMIPLALSKKELEILKAVIVKAANAVFEEKGKKIDYLVGTMIELPRAALKANELAEEAEFFSFGTNDLTQTTLGISRDDSASFIGAYKEAGIFEHDPFVRLDREGVGELISIAATRGRKTRKDIKLGICGEHGGNPDSVHFCQEIGLNYVSCSPYRVPIARLAAAQAALANKAKAKKVA from the coding sequence ATGAATAAATGGGTCTATAATTTTGGAGATGGTTCGGCAGAAGGAAACGCAGGCATGAAAGAATTGCTTGGCGGAAAGGGGGCTAACCTTGCTGAAATGTGCTCTTTAGGGCTTCCTGTTCCTCCGGGATTTACAATAACTACCGAAGTTTGTACTGCCTATTATGAAAATAACCGTAATTACCCTGCCGACCTTGAAATGCAGGTTAATGAGGCTTTAACTAAAATTGAAGACACTTTAGACAAAAAATTCGGTGATGCACAAAACCCTTTACTGGTTTCTGTGCGTTCGGGTGCTAGGGCATCAATGCCCGGTATGATGGATACGGTTTTAAACCTAGGCTTAAATGATGCTACTGTTGAAGGTCTGGCTCAAAAAAGCGGCAATGAAAGATTCGCATATGATAGCTACAGACGCTTCATACAAATGTATTCTGACGTGGTTTTAGGTGTTGACCACTATCACTTTGAGGATTTGTTAGAACAGAAAAAACAGGATAAAGGTGTTTTTCAAGATACCGATCTTGATTCTGAAGATTTAAAGGATTTAGTTTCCCAATATAAGCTGAAAGTTGAAGAAGAAATAAGCAAAGAGTTCCCGCAGGACGTAAACGAGCAGATTTGGGGGGCTATTAATGCGGTGTTCGGTTCATGGATGAACTCACGTGCAAAAACATACAGGCGACTTAACGAGATTCCTGAAAGCTGGGGAACTGCCGTTAACATTCAGTCTATGGTATTCGGTAATATGGGTAGTGATTGTGCTACCGGGGTTGCGTTTACACGTAATCCGTCAACAGGAGATAATGAGTTTTATGGTGAATATCTCGTAAATGCACAAGGAGAGGACGTTGTAGCAGGTATAAGGACTCCTCAACAGATAACTATTGACGGTAAGAACAAACAAGATAGCGACCTTCCGGCTATGGAAGAAGAGATGAATGATGTTTATAAGGAACTTGTAGATGTTTATAAAAAGCTTGAAAAGCATTATAAGGATATGCAGGATATTGAGTTTACCGTTCAGGATCGCAAATTATGGATATTACAAACCCGTAACGGAAAAAGAACAGCTGCGGCGGCTATAAAGATAGCCGTTGATATGGTAAATGAAGGGATTATAAGCAAAGAAGAAGCTATAAGCAGAATTGACCCTGCTTCACTTGACCAGTTATTACACCCTACTCTTGACCCGAAAGCACATCGCAGAGTAATTGACCGAGGTCTTCCGGCTTCTCCGGGGGCTGCATCGGGTGCGGTTGTATTTACCGCCGAAGACGCTGAAAGAAAAGTAGCTTTAGGTGATAAGGTTATTTTAGTGCGTATCGAAACAAGCCCCGAGGATATTCACGGTATGCACGTTTCAGAAGGTATATTAACTGCTCGTGGCGGAATGACATCACATGCGGCGGTTGTGGCGCGTGGCATGGGTAAGCCATGTGTTTCAGGTGCAGGCGGCGTTAGGATAGATTACAAGACTAAAACTTTCAAAGCCGGGAATACGGAAGTATCCGAAGGTGATATAATTACTATTGATGGCTCTAGCGGAGAGGTTATTTTAGGTAGCGTTCCTACAATTCAGCCTAATTTATCAGGTGATTTCAGCCAGATTATGAAATGGGCAGATGATGTGCGTGACTTAAAAGTGCGTACTAATGCGGAAACTCCCGAAGATGCGGCTACCGCAAGAAAATTCGGTGCCGAGGGTATCGGTCTTTGCCGTACCGAGCATATGTTCTTTGATGCAAGCCGTATTGTTTCAGTGCGTGAGATGATATTAGCGGAAAATGAAAAGGGTCGCCGCAAGGCATTAGCAAAATTGCTACCTATGCAACGAGAGGATTTTGTCGAGCTATTTAATATAATGGAAGGTCTACCGGTTACTATCCGCCTTCTTGACCCTCCTTTGCATGAGTTCTTACCACACACCGCTTTAGATATGGAAGAAGTTGCAAAGTCAATCGGTGTTAGCGTCGATGATGTAAAAAGGCGTGCCTCACAACTTGCCGAGCATAATCCGATGCTTGGGCATAGAGGGTGTCGCTTGGGCATAACTTACCCTGAGATATATGAAATGCAGTCAAGAGCTATTTTTGAGGCCGCCGTTCAGGTAAGCAATGAGGGAACTTCAGTAATTCCTGAAGTGATGATTCCTTTGGCGTTAAGCAAAAAGGAGCTGGAAATATTAAAAGCCGTTATTGTTAAAGCCGCAAATGCAGTGTTTGAAGAAAAAGGCAAAAAGATTGATTATCTTGTAGGAACAATGATAGAGCTTCCTCGCGCCGCTTTAAAAGCAAATGAGTTAGCCGAAGAAGCGGAGTTCTTTAGCTTCGGCACTAATGACCTTACGCAAACTACGCTTGGAATTTCACGTGATGATTCGGCTTCATTTATAGGTGCTTATAAAGAGGCGGGTATTTTTGAGCATGATCCGTTCGTGCGTCTTGACAGAGAAGGTGTCGGTGAGTTGATATCAATTGCTGCGACACGTGGACGCAAAACAAGAAAGGATATTAAGCTCGGTATATGCGGAGAGCATGGCGGAAACCCTGATTCCGTACATTTCTGTCAGGAAATCGGTTTAAATTACGTTTCTTGCTCGCCTTATCGTGTTCCTATAGCAAGGCTTGCTGCGGCACAGGCTGCTTTGGCAAATAAAGCAAAGGCTAAAAAAGTAGCTTAA